The Sulfitobacter sp. SK011 genome contains the following window.
CTTCCGAACTCACCAGATTACGCACGGCCCTGGCCGCGGCAGAGGCCCGCGCAGAGGCTGCGGAAAGCTAATTGGCACAACCCGTGCGGTCATCTCCTGCTCGGAAGCGATGATCCAGGAGCTCAAGCTCGAGATTGCCAAACTGCGCCGCGACAAATACGGCATCTCGTCCGAACGGCGCGCCCGGCTGATCGATCAACTGGAATTGCAGCTTGAGGAGTTGGAAGCGGCGGCAACCGAAGATGCCTTGGCCGCAGAACAGGCGGCCGAGAAAGCCAGCACGGTGCGCGCCTTCACGCGCCGCCATCCTGTGCGCAAGCCGTTCCCCGATCACCTGCCGCGCGAGCGGGTCGTCGTCGAGGCTCCTGACACCTGCTCTTGCTGTGGTTCGGATCGGATCGTGAAGATGGGCGAAGACATCACCGAGACGCTGGAGGTGATCCCGCGGCAGTGGAAGGTGATCCAGACCGTGCGCGAGAAGTTCACCTGCCGAGCCTGCGAGAAGATCAGCCAGCCGCCAGCCCCGTTCCATGCGATCCCGCGTGGATGGGCCGGGCCCAGCCTGATCGCCATGCTCGTCTTCGAGAAATATGGTCAGCACCAGCCGTTGAACCGGCAGGCAGAACGCTTCGCCCGTGAAGGTGTCGAGCTGAGCCTGTCGACCCTGGCAGACCTGATCGGACACGCCACTGTCGCGTTGCAGCCGATCCATGCCCTGATCGAGGACCATGTGCGTGCCGCTGGCCGCCTGCATGGCGATGACACGACCGTGCCACTTCTGGCGCGGGGCGGTGCAAAGAAGGCTCGGCTCTGGACCTATGTGCGTGATGACCGCCCTTGGAATGGTGGCGCACCACCGGCCGCGGTCTTCCGCTTCTCCCGTGATCGTACGGCAACCAATCCCAACCAGCATCTCACCGGATGGCAGGGTGTGCTGCAAGCCGATGCCTATGGCGGATACAACGATCTTTACTGCGCTGACCGTGATGCGGGGCCCGTGACCAGTGCACTGTGTTGGGCACATGCCTGCCGGAAGTTCTTCGAACTGGCAGACATCGCGGGTAACGTGCGCAAGGGCAACCCCCCCCCATCAGACCTCGCCGGTCGCACTGGAGGCGGTGAAACGGATCGACGCCACCGTGCCGCCGTCATGTATACCCTCATCGTCACCGCTAAAATGAACGACATCGACCCGGAGGCGTGGCTGGCCGATGTCCTCGCCCGGCTGCCCGATATGCCCGTCTCGCGCGTGCATGAACTTCTGCCCTGGAACTGGAAAGGCCTGTCCCACGCAAAGACGGCGTGACCATGCAGTTGAACAAGGTGCATTCCGTCAAGACCATCGACCGTGTCGCTGCCGAGCTGGGAGAAACCGTCGATCGAATCTTTGATCTCGCCATTGATATGGAACCCGAAGATGGCGTGATTTGGGTTTATGGCCCCAATGATGACAGCGTCATCGCATTCTCTTCGTTCGGTATCGAAAACCTGCGAGAGTTCATCAAAATGGACCGTGAGCGTGCGCGCTGACCTCGCCGCGGCCCACGCCGGATGCTTACGGCGCAAGCAGTATTCCTCTGAGAGAAGAGCAGGATTTTCTTGGTCGGCCTGTGTGGTGAGGACAGCATTTCTGTGCTGTGCCGCCGCGAAGGGATTTCCCAAGGCGTTTATTAAAAATGGTCAAAGGACTTCAGGGCAGTCGGAAAAAAGCGGTTGGCACGTGACACAGCACGTGCTGTGACGACTGACGAGGTCAAAGATCTGCGCCGTGAGGCGCATGTTTCCGCCCACGCGTAGACTACTGCGAGTTTTCGAAACAGGAGAAGAACGTCCCTCCATGAATCGCAACCATATCGAGCGTTAGGTAATGACGTCCTGAGTCCAAGCTAATACCCGAACAAGACCATCGCGGCCCCGAATTGACACTTCGGTTTGCCGGGCCTTGTCGTTATGGGCCGAGCCCGATAGCGCCTCGACAAAATCAGCACTGGCGACAATCACAGCCTTCTCTGTCTTTGCTACCTCCATCAGGCGACTTGCAAGGTTCACACTGTCGCCAGTAACCGTGACTTGCTGATGGCTCTCCACACCCATCCGGGAGAGGGTTGCAATCCCCGCATGCAGGCCAATGCGACAGCCCAGAAATACATCTGGCAGTTCCTCAATTTCGTGCTGCGACAAAGAGCGAGCCAATTCAAACGCAGCCGCCAACGCATCGTCCGCCGCGTGCGTCGACGCATCCATTTCCAATCCGAAGACCGCAAGTGCACCGTCTCCCATGTAGTTGAGCACGCTTCCGCCGCGTTTCTCAATCGTGTCCGAAGCGAACAGATGAAAAGTCCGAAGCAGATTACGTGTTCCGCCCTCTCCTAGCTTCTGTGACAGACCGGTAAAGCCCGTGAGGTCCACAAAAAGGATGATCAGCAACTGCTCAATCGGCGTCGTGAGATATTCGGCATCGGCCTCGATCTTTGTCGCGAGTGCGGGAGACTGAAACTGCCGTAACGATGCGACTGCCCGTTCTGAACGGTCGGCCTGTTGCCGCTCTTGGGTATAGCGCATTGCCCCCACGACCAACACGGGTGGGATAGTGGTCATCAACGGCAGTGCCGCACTCATCCAGACCCCGGCCGAAAAAACCGCAGTGAGTGCAATCATCGAAAGACCGATCATCGCCAATGCGATCGGTAGCGAGCGTGACAGAGGCCATACCACTATTGCAATAATGCAAAGCAGGGTAAGACCAAGCCCATGCGCCGCGTCCCAAATTCTGACCTGCTTATCGCGTCGCAATGTCGGGCCACCTGTCAATTGCGAGATGGCCGTTGCGATGATCTCAACGCCCGGAGTGCTGTTGTCGAACGGTGTCGAAAAACGATCCCCCATTGCAGAGGCAGAATAGCCCAGCACCACAGCTTTTCCCGATAGCGCATTAGGCATAGGTGCGGCCAGCACTCCCTTCGCGCTGACAGTCTGAACAGACCCCTCCGGCCCGGAAAACCGCAGTGGCATGTTAAAACCCTGATCCAGCGGAATGTGTCTGTCACCCAAGGTCAGTTGTGTTTCACCAAAGACCGCCCTTTCTCCGGTAAATGCCAGCGCCGTGCGAAGGGCAAGCGATTGATGATGTTCGCCACCGATGTTGATCAGCAATGGCATATAGCGCGGGGTCCCGCTTGCGTCTGTCGAGAGGTTGACCAATCCAACGCCTGCAACATCTTGAAAAATGGGCTGTGGCCAGATCAAACTGGCGGGATCTTTGCCGTCCGGGCCGAAAAGTGCGGCTGCTGCAATGGCCGAGGGAGTGCTCGCCAAGGAGTTCGCAAGCGCCGCGTCTTCGTCCGCGTCACTGGGTTCAACCAATAGGACATCAACAGCGAGCGCACGGGCACCACTTTCGCCAATGTTGCGGATCAACGCGCCCAACAGGCTGCGCCCGCTCATCGTCCTGTTTGCCTCGGCGGCAAGGGTATCATCGTCGATCGCAACGATGACGACGTCTGAACTGGCAGAGCGCGGCCCAACCAATGTAAAGCGCAGATCAATTGACCTATTTTCCAGCCCTTCGATTATTCCTGCACGTCCGTTGATATGTGGCATTATCAGGAGTGCAGCCCAAAGTGCAGAGCAGGCAAGCGCAACAAGTAACAAGGCCCGCCGGTGCGCCGGAACGGCTGTCATCTTCCAAAGCGTGCAAGCAGCTTGGAAACCCTGTCGGCACTCCACCTGTTTACTGTCAATTGGGACATGGGATCAACGTCAACTCCATCTCCCGGACCAAGTGTGACAGATGACGCATTGTTCGGTTTGGTAACGGTGACAGCCCCTTTGACGACAAAGACCGAGGTGCGCGTTGCGCCCGCATCGACCACGTACGTGGTCCCGCGTACGGCTGCGATAGCATGGGGTGTTCGGATTTGCGTGGGTCTGCTGCCCGGCTGTACCTCTATGAAAATCGCCCCATTTTCAAGGATGATTGCTTTCGGACGCGCGCTGTCTTGGCGTTCAATTATTTTGGCATCCGCGCCAGATTCAAGCTCCAGCACTAGCGTATCACTGCAGTCGATCAGTTTTCGGTTCGGATTTGAAAGTCCAGAAGTGACGCAGTCCTGCTGGGACACTGCTGACTGGCAGGTGATCAACAACAAGAGGAATGCCAACGCCGCATTCAATACCACTGCGGGCACGGGCATCTTGCCACAACTTGCAGTAGGTATTGATTGGGTACACATTCTCCACACCTCTTGGAAATTCATAGTATCAAAACAGGCGTCTGGCGATCTATTTGCCATTGGTCTTTTCAGGCGACACCAATTTGCCCTCTGTCAAAGCTTATAACAAGCCAGTCACACTAACCAAATTAATTCGCCTTAAAGAGAATTTGTATGTCGTGTTACAAATAAGACAAATGATGGCGCGATTTGCGCGATCAAATATGGCAAATCGACAGCAAAGCTCATTGTTTTCCCGCGGACAGACCCGACAGTTTTGACACAATGATCTGACGCCTCATTTGACGGTCAAAGGTTTGAGCTTTCTTGCCAAGAAAATCGGTGGTGACGGCCAACTCCCCGATCTTGGCGTGAATGTTTTTCACCTGGTCTTCATCGACCTCGGGTGTTTTCTCGTTGCCCCGCTCAAAAACGCCAGACGCGTCTTTAAGCAATGCCCGTTTCCACTGATGGATCATCGTGGGATTGATCCCAAACCAATTGGCCAACTCGCTGACCGTCTCCTCGCCCTTCAATGCTTCCAGCGCCACCTTGGCCTTGAACTCAGGGTGATGTTGCTTTCGTTTCGACATATCTAATCTCCTTCGTGTTGAGGATCAGCAGACTACAAATCGCAGCTTACGTCAGTGTCCGAATTTCGGGGGGTAGCTCAGTTCACTTTGCAAAGGGCACAGCTTTCGGTGGATTAACTCCTCACTTTTGTTTGGGAAATTGGACCTGCCCAAAGGAGTACTGGAGCGAAATAGTCAAACGGGATAGTCTCGACTCATCGAGCTCGACAAGAGAACCAGCTGGGGACAAATGTTATGCGATGCTTAAATCTGGCTGCCACTCTATTGTTGCTGCTTGTCTTTTCGGGCTCCGGTTCGCTCGCAGGGGAGCGCATTGCACTTGTGATTGGGAACTCGGATTACGCGTACACAAGCAAACTTGCCAATCCGAGCAACGACGCGGTAACGATGAGCGACACGCTGCGAAACGCCGGATTTTCAGTCACCCGGTTGCTAGATGCCGATCAAGCGACGATGAAGCGTGCGCTGCTCGGATTCGGCCGCGACCTAAGGGGCGGGGATGTCGATGCAGGTTTGTTCTTCTACGCTGGACATGGAGTGCAGGTGAATGGCGAGAATTATCTGGTTCCGGTCAACGCGAGGATTTTGGACGAGGATGAAATCGATCTCGAAGCCGTGAATGTGAACGATTTCCTACGGGTCATGAATTCGTCGAATGCTGATATTAACATTGTGATCCTAGATGCTTGCCGCAACAATCCTTTCGTTGGATCTTCACGTTCCGCGGCAAGAGGACTGGCACCCGTCGATGCCCCAAAAGGCACCTTGATCGCTTATGCGACGGCCCCGGGAGATGTTGCGCTGGATGGAAGAGGGCAAAACTCTCCCTACACGAAGGCACTGACCAGAGCGATTGCCTCAGGTCGTGGTCAGCCAATTGAAACCGTATTCAAGGCCGCTAGACGCGAGGTCTTAGCAACGACCGGCGACAAGCAGACACCATGGGAAACCAGCTCGATCACTGGAGACTTCTATTTCCACGAGGACTCAGACGGTTCAAATCAGGCAACCTTGGTGCCTGAAACGGATCGCGCTGACGACGAAATTGCCGAGAGTTTTTCGTTGGTAAAAAGTATAAATAATCAGGCCGCGTGGATAGCGTTCCTCGACAAGTACAGCGATAGGCCCGAGAATTTTTATGTCGCGATGGCCCGATCCGCGCTGGCCGAACTGGACGACCAGCGAACTGAATCCGTTCGACACCTGCCGCTGCCAGCTACTTCGGTAAAGGATTGCTACAACAAGTTTTTTGGGGCAATCCCGAGCAAGTTGTGTGCTTCATCTGTTCTCGGAGGGCAATCGGGCAATTCGTACAGAGGTGACAACCTCGCGGACTCGAACATGAATACCGCCTGGGTCGAAGGAGTCAGCGGAGACGGGATCGGCGAAGTGCTGCGTTTTTCGTTCGATCAACCAATCCTGATCAACCAGATCGTGATCGCCAACGGCTACAACAAGAGCCCGAGCGTTTATTCAAAAAACAACCGGGTGAAGTCTTTTGATGTCCGCACTTCAACCGGTTTCACTAAAAGGGTTCAAGTGGTTGACCGGGGCGGATATCAGGTTCTGGATTTGCCCAGTCTCGGCGAAGTCCTCTGGGTGAGTTTGACACTGACGAGTGTTCACAGGGGAACGAAATACCGAGATACCGCCATCAGCGAATTGCAACTTAAATGAGTCGCCCAGGTTGGCGATAGCCGTTGGTGCCGGTTGCTTCAATCCGTCTCGGCCGCTCGCAGTAGTCGCCTAGATGTTCTGTCTATTGGCTTGTTACATAAGATGGCGTTTCACTTGGGGGAATGCCTGGTCAAAAGGAGACGCCAGATGAGACAACTGATAGTCAATGTATGGAACTTCATATTTCATGCTGAAGTAAGTCCGCTCCGTAACATTCCGGATGTTGCGACGCGGCACTATGTGTTGCAGGCGTTGGGGCTCATGTGGGCCGTTAGCTTTGCGGTCGCAATCGGAAGCTATACCATACTTGCTGCAAGCATTCTTGGGCATTCTGTCTTGATAGCAGCCGCAGCCATTACGGTTGCAACTTATACTACCGCCGCGACTAAGCCTAAGTTCTTCACAAAGGGTTCGAGCCGTAGCGCTGATGGAGAGCATGTGTAAGCGTTCATGACACCACCATGATGATAAATTCGTCCCGCATAGTAGACCTCTGGCGGGTCAGCAGCGAAGGTATGCTGAGCGGGACGAAGCCGCCATTTATCATCGTCGGGTCTTGTTCCGCGCACATGTTACCGCCCGCAAACAATTAAAGTTGCAACGCGTGGACCGCCAGGAAATCGGCGCAGCTTTCGTTCGAGGCTCTCAATCTATCTCGATGATCAACGACCGTATGGAAGTATGGATGTCATTCCATTCGGGCGACGGAGGTGTCTTGACTGATCCGCTTTTGAATGGCTGATTGTTGTAGAACGTCGCAAGATGTTCGCGATCGGCATAATTGTCCAGATTATTTGGTTTCCAATTCGTGTACGCGAGAGGTTCATTGGTAACCCATCGCCAGCCGCCTGCTGGTTCGCGAGATCCCGGAGGCTGGTAGAGGCCAATATGTGGGCCAACAGCCTCTGACAGTCGCGTCCCCACCGTGGCTTGCAGCCAGAACCGATCATCTTGGGCAATCAGATTGAAGACGAAACTATTTTCCTCGGGTGAGGTGATAGTGACCAGATGGCCGCCAGCTGCCTTGGACAGGGCAATCGCACCATCCCAATCCATGTGTTCCCAATTCAGCATCGCGACATACACGCGTCCTTGGAAAAACCCGTAGACAATTTCTTTGCCCTTCAAGACCCTGGCAGCATTTAGCAGGCGCTCGTCGGTCTCGATCAGGGCAAGCTGATCCGGGTCATACTTCCGGGCATCTTTGGACGCATATATGATTCGATCGCTCTTTTCGGGTTCCGCCAACACGATCCGCAACGCTTCGGCTGTGCCGCGTGTGACAACGCCCGTCGAGGGTAGTTTCGTCGCCGCCTGGAAATCGGCAATTGCCCGGCGCGTTCGTTGTCCGATCGCGCCATCTTCGGGACCAGCATTGTATCCGCGTGAGTTCAGCGCTGCCTGAACGGCCCGCGCATCATCTTGTGAAAGCCCTAAAGAGAGCTCCGCCGAAGCCGCCGTGTCGCGTGCGACCGTCACGCGGCCACTGTCCGCGACAACGCTTCCCGGCGCGCTCGCCAGCACCTGGGCGGTCAATTCCTCGCGCGCCACCAGCGCCAGCTCGCGCATTGATCCTGCCGGAAAACGCTGAAGGTAGATATCCCATGCACGCTCGGAGTTGATTGCCAGAGCTGCCTCGAAGATCGCCTCTTCCTGCGCCGCGGCGAGCGCAGCGCCCTGCCCACCCGTACCCAGGTTCAGATAAACCTCCAGCGACAGGTCGTTCGTCACTGTGGGCGTTTGCAAATTCTCGGTGTCGGTCTTCACGTCACGGATCACCCGCTTCATCAGCGTCAAAATCTCGACGTTTTCCGTAGGAAGATGCCGCGCCAGCGCCTGCGCAAAGGGTGAGTTGTCGGACGCGCCGTCATAAGCCACTTGTCCTGGCGAAGCCGCGAACATCAACATGGATCCCTGGAAGCGACCGGTCATCGGTGCCAGTCCCCGTGTCGCCAGCGCTCGAGTTGGCGAGAAGTTCCGCGTGTAGAATTCGGTGGCCAAGGGGTTATCGCGGCAGGCATCGATGAAGACGAGCGCGGCCCGCGCCTTCTCTTCGAGCATCTGTACGAGCCGATCTAGTGGCAGCGCCTCGCTTTGCACATCGAAGGCGCTTTTCAACGCCGCATCGGTGCCCAGAAGGTAATTGCGCCCTTCGAACTGCATCCCGTGCCCGGCATAGTAAAAGAGCGTCACGTCAGCGCCTTCAGTCTGCTCGAGGAAATCGGAGAACTCCGAGGCAAGGCCCGCCCGTGTCAGGTCGACCGCCAAGGTAACCTCGAAACCCAGTTCCTCAAGCATGCCGGCCATCAGCCGTGCGTCGCTCACCGGATTGGCTAATGGCAGCACGTGCGAATAGTCGGCGTTGCCAACGATGAACGCAGTCCGCTTCTCGGCAAGAGCCGGAAAAGCAGAGAGTAGCATCACGCAGGTAAGAACCATCAAACGAAACATCGCACCCCCACGGCAGATTGATCCAGTCTCCAAAATCCGTCTCATAAAACCATACCCGAACGCAGGCCTGAGTGAAACCTCAGGCCGTGATCAAGTCGAGCCCAACATTTACTTACTGGGTCGTCGTCAAATGAAATTCGACAAACTACAAGGTGGGCCCTGTCCGCTTCGGGCACTGAAGCGGTCATGCGGCAACGGAAAAAAGAACCGCGTTTCAAGTCCGCATGAATGTCGGCTTCCCATCTCCCGACACAGCCATCGCGCAGTCGCAGCGAATTTATACTTTCCGCCGATTGTGTTGAAAAACTCTTTGTTTTCGACCTGTCGAAGTCGGCTATCGCGTTGATTTATTTGGAGCGTCCCTAGGTCGACCACCTTTTATCCGGTGGCGGGCACCATTGGCTTGAGTTTTGCTAGTTTGCGAAGGTTTTGGGCGGTAGCAGCGAGGGTAAATTCGTCCTGGACGCCACATGGGCCACGTAATCGGAGCCTGCCCAATCCGAGGATGCGTTTGAGATGTGCGAAGAGCATTTCGACTTTCTTGCGTCGGGCCTGAGCCTTCGGATTGAACTCCGAGGCTGTGCATGCTCGGGCAAAGTCTCTGACAACTTCATATTTCTCTCGATGAACCGAACGCCTTTCAGCGTTAGGGCAGCACTTTGCCTTTAATTCACATCCTGTGCAGTCTGACATCAGTGCTCGATAATTTCTGGCTTTCCAAACTGGCGCATTTCGGGCCGGATCGGAATAGTTTCGCCTCGTGTGCAACATCTCCTTGCCACCTGGGCAGATGTAGCGGTCGTTCTCGTCATCCCAAGTGAAGTCGGACCGCGAGAAGGTGCCGTCTTTGCGTTCACCTTTGTCAAAGACTGGGATGAACGGCAGGATTTTCCGCTTCAGTGTCAACCAAACCAGATTGTCGGCAGCACCATACGCGGTATCAGCGGCAATCCAATCAGGCTTCACACCAAAGCGCTCTTCGGTGCGGTCGATCATCTTGCGCATGGCTCCTACCTCGGCGGTTCTATTCGAGCGGCTGGCGTCGACGTCCATGATGATGCTGTGATCTGTATCGATCAGATAATTGGTAGAATAAGCAAAGAAAGCGGGGCCTTTGCGGGCTGCTGTCCACTGGCTAGCTGGGTCCGCATGAGCCGTGAACTTGGGCTTGGTCGTCGTGGCCGCACCAAAAGCCTCGTCGTCCAGCGTTTCGAGATATTCTCGCACCGCACGCGGTGCATCATTGGCGTCAGCCATACGGGCGACCCAGTCTTCAAGATTGCTGGAGTTCTGTTTCTGGACATCAGCACTGATCAAGCTGGCATCCACGGCAAATCCCTGACCGCCTACAAGGCCTTCTTGCATGCATCGCGCAACGGTCGTCTCAAATACGTGGCGCAGAAGA
Protein-coding sequences here:
- a CDS encoding CHASE2 domain-containing protein; the protein is MPHINGRAGIIEGLENRSIDLRFTLVGPRSASSDVVIVAIDDDTLAAEANRTMSGRSLLGALIRNIGESGARALAVDVLLVEPSDADEDAALANSLASTPSAIAAAALFGPDGKDPASLIWPQPIFQDVAGVGLVNLSTDASGTPRYMPLLINIGGEHHQSLALRTALAFTGERAVFGETQLTLGDRHIPLDQGFNMPLRFSGPEGSVQTVSAKGVLAAPMPNALSGKAVVLGYSASAMGDRFSTPFDNSTPGVEIIATAISQLTGGPTLRRDKQVRIWDAAHGLGLTLLCIIAIVVWPLSRSLPIALAMIGLSMIALTAVFSAGVWMSAALPLMTTIPPVLVVGAMRYTQERQQADRSERAVASLRQFQSPALATKIEADAEYLTTPIEQLLIILFVDLTGFTGLSQKLGEGGTRNLLRTFHLFASDTIEKRGGSVLNYMGDGALAVFGLEMDASTHAADDALAAAFELARSLSQHEIEELPDVFLGCRIGLHAGIATLSRMGVESHQQVTVTGDSVNLASRLMEVAKTEKAVIVASADFVEALSGSAHNDKARQTEVSIRGRDGLVRVLAWTQDVIT
- a CDS encoding FecR domain-containing protein, which translates into the protein MANRSPDACFDTMNFQEVWRMCTQSIPTASCGKMPVPAVVLNAALAFLLLLITCQSAVSQQDCVTSGLSNPNRKLIDCSDTLVLELESGADAKIIERQDSARPKAIILENGAIFIEVQPGSRPTQIRTPHAIAAVRGTTYVVDAGATRTSVFVVKGAVTVTKPNNASSVTLGPGDGVDVDPMSQLTVNRWSADRVSKLLARFGR
- a CDS encoding transposase; translated protein: MSKRKQHHPEFKAKVALEALKGEETVSELANWFGINPTMIHQWKRALLKDASGVFERGNEKTPEVDEDQVKNIHAKIGELAVTTDFLGKKAQTFDRQMRRQIIVSKLSGLSAGKQ
- a CDS encoding caspase domain-containing protein, which encodes MRCLNLAATLLLLLVFSGSGSLAGERIALVIGNSDYAYTSKLANPSNDAVTMSDTLRNAGFSVTRLLDADQATMKRALLGFGRDLRGGDVDAGLFFYAGHGVQVNGENYLVPVNARILDEDEIDLEAVNVNDFLRVMNSSNADINIVILDACRNNPFVGSSRSAARGLAPVDAPKGTLIAYATAPGDVALDGRGQNSPYTKALTRAIASGRGQPIETVFKAARREVLATTGDKQTPWETSSITGDFYFHEDSDGSNQATLVPETDRADDEIAESFSLVKSINNQAAWIAFLDKYSDRPENFYVAMARSALAELDDQRTESVRHLPLPATSVKDCYNKFFGAIPSKLCASSVLGGQSGNSYRGDNLADSNMNTAWVEGVSGDGIGEVLRFSFDQPILINQIVIANGYNKSPSVYSKNNRVKSFDVRTSTGFTKRVQVVDRGGYQVLDLPSLGEVLWVSLTLTSVHRGTKYRDTAISELQLK
- a CDS encoding caspase family protein, which encodes MFRLMVLTCVMLLSAFPALAEKRTAFIVGNADYSHVLPLANPVSDARLMAGMLEELGFEVTLAVDLTRAGLASEFSDFLEQTEGADVTLFYYAGHGMQFEGRNYLLGTDAALKSAFDVQSEALPLDRLVQMLEEKARAALVFIDACRDNPLATEFYTRNFSPTRALATRGLAPMTGRFQGSMLMFAASPGQVAYDGASDNSPFAQALARHLPTENVEILTLMKRVIRDVKTDTENLQTPTVTNDLSLEVYLNLGTGGQGAALAAAQEEAIFEAALAINSERAWDIYLQRFPAGSMRELALVAREELTAQVLASAPGSVVADSGRVTVARDTAASAELSLGLSQDDARAVQAALNSRGYNAGPEDGAIGQRTRRAIADFQAATKLPSTGVVTRGTAEALRIVLAEPEKSDRIIYASKDARKYDPDQLALIETDERLLNAARVLKGKEIVYGFFQGRVYVAMLNWEHMDWDGAIALSKAAGGHLVTITSPEENSFVFNLIAQDDRFWLQATVGTRLSEAVGPHIGLYQPPGSREPAGGWRWVTNEPLAYTNWKPNNLDNYADREHLATFYNNQPFKSGSVKTPPSPEWNDIHTSIRSLIIEID
- a CDS encoding IS1182 family transposase: MMGPKQVAQAALFYEFSSEDHVPQDHLLRSIDRFVDLSSIRAHLSDFYSHTGRPSIDPELLIRMLLVGYCFGIRSERRLCEEVHLNLAYRWFCRLDLTDRIPDHSSFSKNRHGRFRESDLLRHVFETTVARCMQEGLVGGQGFAVDASLISADVQKQNSSNLEDWVARMADANDAPRAVREYLETLDDEAFGAATTTKPKFTAHADPASQWTAARKGPAFFAYSTNYLIDTDHSIIMDVDASRSNRTAEVGAMRKMIDRTEERFGVKPDWIAADTAYGAADNLVWLTLKRKILPFIPVFDKGERKDGTFSRSDFTWDDENDRYICPGGKEMLHTRRNYSDPARNAPVWKARNYRALMSDCTGCELKAKCCPNAERRSVHREKYEVVRDFARACTASEFNPKAQARRKKVEMLFAHLKRILGLGRLRLRGPCGVQDEFTLAATAQNLRKLAKLKPMVPATG